A single window of Haliotis asinina isolate JCU_RB_2024 chromosome 5, JCU_Hal_asi_v2, whole genome shotgun sequence DNA harbors:
- the LOC137284964 gene encoding high-affinity choline transporter 1-like → MAINVPGIVVVVIFYIVILAIGVYAGRRTKQTKSADEIFLANRQMGFLVSLFSLTATNVGGAYVNGTAEIVASSGIVWAQAPIGYCIGLFIGGWFYGPKMRRAGYVTMYDPFQEKYGAKTGAIMCIPEFIGDIFWTAAILSALGSTTSIIMDLDQTTSIVVSACIAVIYTFLGGLRSVAYTDVVQLAFIGIGLVIAFPFALRHSAVDLDDLGSKWVGQVPVNNIANYLDLYGLLIMGGIPWQPFYQRVLACRTPEIARNSLMISAVFCLLFAVPPAVIGVAGAAADWNQTSYPNEVPLAQDQLPFILPLVLQYMCPLPVSVIGLAAISAAAMSSADSTTLSTASIFTNNWYKGLFRTKASDTELIWVLRVTVVVAGALGTVLAITSTTVYGPYIMSGDLMYVILFPQLTCVLFVKISNAYGGLVGFFVSLILRLLCGAYLLHVPPVIKLPLYSEEEGQLFPFRTCIMALSFLAIVLVSLLTNTAFKRGWVAEKYDVLNSFSRRDVTTRLQDLNRKDVIRQNAALIANSKSDTNVL, encoded by the exons ATGGCCATCAACGTCCCTggcatcgtcgtcgtcgtcatcttCTACATCGTCATCCTCGCCATTGGCGTATATGCTGGAAGGAGAACCAAGCAAACAAAGAGTgcagatgaaatatttttggcCAATCGACAGATGGGATTCCTTGTATCCTTGTTTTCATTAACCG CAACCAACGTGGGCGGAGCTTATGTAAATGGCACGGCTGAAATAGTCGCCTCCAGTGGAATTGTATGGGCTCAAGCACCGATTGGCTACTGCATCGGTCTTTTCATAG GCGGATGGTTCTACGGTCCGAAGATGCGACGAGCTGGGTACGTCACCATGTATGACCCCTTCCAGGAGAAATATGGAGCCAAGACAGGAGCAATCATGTGTATCCCTGAATTCATTGGGGATATATTCTGGACGGCAGCAATTCTGTCGGCTCTGG GGTCAACGACGTCCATTATTAtggatctggaccagaccacTTCTATTGTGGTGTCCGCTTGCATTGCGGTCATCTACACCTTCCTGGGTGGCCTTCGGTCAGTCGCATACACCGACGTTGTCCAACTCGCGTTTATTGGGATAGGTCTG GTTATTGCGTTCCCGTTTGCCCTACGTCACAGTGCGGTGGATCTGGATGACCTCGGCAGTAAATGGGTGGGACAGGTGCCCGTCAATAACATTGCCAACTACCTTGACCTTTATGGCCTGCTCATAATGGGAGGGATACCATGGCAG CCCTTCTATCAACGAGTGTTGGCGTGTAGGACTCCTGAGATCGCACGGAACTCCTTGATGATATCTGCCGTGTTCTGTTTATTGTTCGCAGTTCCCCCCGCCGTCATCGGCGTGGCAGGGGCAGCAGCAG ACTGGAATCAAACCTCTTACCCAAATGAGGTTCCCTTGGCCCAAGATCAGCTGCCGTTTATTCTGCCCCTGGTCCTTCAGTACATGTGCCCCCTCCCAGTGTCCGTCATTGGTCTGGCTGCCATTTCTGCTGCTGCCATGTCGTCTGCTGACTCCACCACTCTCTCAACTGCTTCGATCTTCACCAACAATTGGTACAAAGGACTGTTCAGGACCAAG GCATCTGACACGGAGCTCATCTGGGTTCTACGGGTGACAGTCGTAGTAGCCGGAGCCCTAGGGACGGTTCTTGCCATTACCTCCACCACAGTTTATGGCCCCTATATCATGTCCGGGGACCTCATGTACGTTATTCTCTTCCCCCAACTGACCTGCGTCCTGTTCGTGAAGATCTCCAACGCCTATGGAGGTCTCGTTGGTTTCTTCGTCTCCCTTATTCTTCGTCTCCTCTGTGGCGCATATCTGTTACATGTGCCACCCGTGATTAAGTTACCGCTTTACAGCGAGGAAGAAGGGCAATTGTTTCCTTTCAGAACTTGCATCATGGCTCTTTCCTTCCTGGCAATTGTCCTGGTTTCTTTACTGACCAACACAGCATTCAAGAGAGGATGGGTAGCAGAAAAGTATGATGTATTAAATAGCTTTTCAAGGAGGGATGTCACCACCAGGCTACAAGACCTAAACAGAAAAGATGTCATCCGCCAGAACGCAGCTTTAATAGCCAACAGCAAGTCGGACACGAATGTATTATGA